In Cryptococcus gattii WM276 chromosome A, complete sequence, one genomic interval encodes:
- a CDS encoding Hypothetical protein (Similar to SGTC gene model, INSD accession EAL22617.1; CNBB2490): MEHQQYFSQSEVDLGGAIYHGPDHTYPLYEHLETCPKKGSGRAAYPTGKSEKSFSRKGGPNKKVFGLDPSVEEIDSVVLHDLHWWTSDKDLVELCAQLGVVIAGKDILFMEHKVNGKSKGQAVMKCHGKEDSLKVNDWLQCNAFQGKKVISTLAASIMGNPFHPNNQDFPAPRPLSSAIHNTMGQPTNSHGGVNFNRVNKPLRISHQVGLGNGRPMNPRQNVNLQPSQASHQSQMPPQVHNQINMASLPLSNQSMMMGMFPMDPSIAWPIPVDFPLPEYASFKSGPQLSAPDYRMNGMLHTGI, translated from the exons ATGGAACACCAACAGTACTTCTCCCAG AGTGAGGTTGACCTTGGCGGCGCCATTTATCACGGCCCCGACCATACGTATCCACTGTATGAG CATCTAGAAACTTGCCCCAAAAAG GGGTCCGGTAGAGCTGCATACCCAACAGGAAAGTCTGAAAAGTCCTTCTCAAGGAAGGGTGGTCCGAATAAGAAGGTATTTGGGCTAGATCCAAGCGTGGAAGAAATCGATTCAGTCGTCCTTCATGATCTTCACTGG TGGACATCGGATAAAGATCTGGTGGAATTATGCGCTCAGTTGGGTGTCGTCATTGCGGGGAAAGATATATTGTTCATGGAACACAAGGTTAACGGAAAAAGCAAAGG GCAAGCGGTGATGAAGTGCCATGGCAAGGAGGATTCTTTGAAGGTGAACGATTGGTTGCAATGCAA TGCATTTCAGGGGAAAAAGGTCATTTCGACTTTAGCTGCATCGATCATGGGCAATCCGTTTCATCCAAACAATCAAG ATTTCCCTGCCCCACGACCTTTAAGTTCAGCTATTCATAACACCATGGGTCAACCTACAAACTCACATGGAGGTGTGAACTTCAATCGAGTCAACAAACCTCTTCGTATCAGCCATCAAGTCGGTCTCGGAAACGGGAGACCTATGAATCCAAGGCAGAACGTTAATCTTCAACCATCTCAAGCCAGTCATCAGTCTCAAATGCCACCCCAAGTTCATAATCAAATCAACATGGCGAGCTTGCCATTATCCAATCAGAGTATGATGATGGGCATGTTCCCTATGG ATCCTTCCATTGCTTGGCCCATTCCTGTAGATTTTCCTCTTCCGGAATACG CCTCCTTCAAATCGGGACCACAGCTTTCGGCCCCAGATTATCGAATGAATGGCATGTTGCATACCGGTATATAA
- a CDS encoding Acyl CoA transferase, putative (Similar to TIGR gene model, INSD accession AAW41589.1), whose protein sequence is MLRMALFRLKPLQCGKTLSAPPGVPPYASSISHLRSFSTPAIVNDDRPLAGIKVVDLTRILAGPFATMMLSDLGADVIKIESPKNGDDTRSWLPPSAPVPLEDYPRPDLPPESAYFMQANRNKRSLTLNLKSVEGQKIIKRLIEEADVLVENYVPGKLKKFGLSWEEVKEMNPRLIYCSITGYGSTGPYSKSPGYDVVIEAEAGLMHITGEKDGKPVKVGVAVTDVLTGHYAQSGILAALLKRQKTGKGSRIECSLFESQIASLCNIGANYLIAGQEATRWGTSHPSIVPYQVFPTKDSFIMLSAGNDSQFAILCSPAVLNKPDWLNDDRFSKNHKRVENRDVMISLIEEVLSEKTTEEWCQKLTGKGLPFAPINNIAQTFSHPQAIAREVVEEVVHPRAGKIKLAAPAVTYDGSKPKLYRPPPYLGQHTEEVLTELGYNSDEIKKMQVGGVI, encoded by the exons GTATGGCTCTATTCAGGCTCAAGCCCTTGCAATGCGGCAAGACTTTATCAGCGCCGCCTGGGGTGCCACCATACGCATCCTCAATATCGCACCTGCGAAGCTTCTCAACTCCAGCCATTGTGAATGATGATAGGCCGCTCGCCGGTATCAAAGTGGTAGACTTAACAAGGATTCTGGCCGGGCCGTTTGCAACAATGATGCTT TCTGATCTTGGGG CCGATGTCATTAAG ATTGAATCTCCTAAAAACGGTGATGACACACGCTCATGGCTCCCTCCTTCCGCCCCAGTCCCACTCGAGGATTACCCAAGGCCTGACCTTCCCCCTGAATCAGCTTACTTTATGCAAGCCAATAGAAACAAACGGTC TCTGACGCTTAATCTCAAATCTGTAGAAGGTCAAAAAATCATCAAAAGACTGATCGAAGAAGCAGATGTGCTCGTGGAGAATTA CGTCCCAGGAAAATTGAAGAAATTTGGTCTCTCTTGGGAAGAAGTGAAGGAAATGAATCCCAGGCTTATCTACTGCTCAATTACAG GATATGGATCAACCGGACCTTATTCCAAGTCACCAGGATACGACGTTGTTATTGAAGCTGAAGCAGGACTAATGCATATCACCGGAGAGAAAGATGGTAAACCCGTCAAG GTCGGGGTGGCGGTCACCGATGTCCTGACTGGACACTATGCGCAATCTGGTATTTTGGCAGCTCTTTTGAAGCGTCAGAAGACAGGGAAAGGCTCTCGCATTGAGTGTAGTTTGTTCGAAAGTCAG ATTGCTTCGCTCTGTAATATAGGTGCCAATTATCTCATTGCAGGACAAGAAGCTACCCGCTGGGGCACATCACACCCCTCCATAGTCCCTTATCAAGTGTTTCCCACGAAGGATTCTTTTATCATGCTCTCGGCCGGCAATGATTCTCAATTCGCGATTCTTTGTTCACCTGCCGTGCTTAACAAGCCTGACTGGTTGAATGACGACCGGTTTTCTAAAAACCACAAGAGAGTGGAGAACCGAGATGTCATGATTTCACTTATTGAGGAAGTACTCTCTGAAAAAACAACCGAGGAATGGTGCCAAAAACTCACAGGGAAAGG ACTGCCGTTTGC ACCAATCAACAATATCGCGCAAACATTCTCCCATCCACAAGCCATAGCTAGGGAGGTAGTAGAAGAAGTCGTC CATCCGCGGGCGGGTAAGATCAAGCTTGCAGCACCGGCTGTCACATATGATGGTAGCAAGCCGAAG TTGTATCGCCCACCGCCATACCTGGGTCAACATACTGAAGAAGTTTTAACAGAACTCGGCTATAACTCTGACGAAATAAAGAAGATGCAGGTGGGCGGCGTCATATGA